A DNA window from Anaerocolumna sp. AGMB13020 contains the following coding sequences:
- a CDS encoding DUF6382 domain-containing protein — MSVMDKVTEIKDTQNHAYILESSSLFYSVGYKVLIGQEKNGFLKCTKVSHNGKDKLVYDTARFKTLETLMPGLSFAEILPLLIQLLDAVNMVKSNGFMQCENVLVSPDHIFVDCDNYSINLIYLPVNHESDSISYGIFEAELKANLSVILNAYNNRNPYITSLCENLNNIAFNTEEIQEYLKDMQENGYTGQKHRIGFKKKDGITSGAADSNDMLAGVKKLFTFGKKTK; from the coding sequence ATGAGCGTCATGGATAAAGTAACGGAGATAAAGGACACACAGAACCATGCGTATATTCTGGAATCATCATCATTGTTTTATTCTGTAGGATATAAAGTATTAATAGGACAGGAAAAAAATGGATTTCTTAAATGCACCAAGGTTTCTCATAACGGGAAAGATAAGCTGGTATATGATACGGCAAGGTTTAAGACGTTGGAGACACTTATGCCTGGTTTGAGTTTTGCCGAAATACTTCCGCTGCTGATACAGCTATTAGACGCAGTTAACATGGTAAAGAGCAATGGTTTTATGCAATGCGAAAATGTATTGGTATCACCTGACCATATCTTTGTAGATTGTGACAATTATAGCATTAACCTGATCTATCTGCCAGTTAATCATGAGTCTGACAGTATAAGTTACGGTATTTTTGAAGCAGAGCTCAAAGCAAATCTTTCTGTAATCCTGAATGCATACAACAATCGAAATCCCTATATTACATCTCTCTGTGAGAATCTTAACAATATAGCTTTTAACACAGAGGAGATTCAGGAATACCTCAAGGATATGCAGGAAAACGGTTATACTGGACAGAAACACCGGATTGGGTTTAAGAAAAAAGATGGAATAACCTCAGGGGCGGCAGATAGCAATGATATGCTTGCAGGGGTTAAAAAGCTGTTTACCTTTGGGAAAAAGACAAAATAG
- a CDS encoding GGDEF domain-containing protein gives MKESNFNIFFGKLLTLNLIFSVILYTIVFLFHIGVLGFIFALLPVVCKLLLWFWRESYLNFDEITDKGKLIFSLTSITLFYGIDAFICSNFIPVSILLIVPLFAITLKKDIEMIKQECIITFAFMVIILISSIFFVPFKANILLNLMLFVMGLVQIFMIIKRYTEETLSISAKSDFFMDKSKRDDMTGLYNSGAFYEEVEERTKLMAPFCIFIINIDNFKFVKDTYGQPFGDYVLRTLVNTVKKVSRSQDTGFRYGREDIAVVLPKTTDDEAFRIAEKVRKSFCETTYEHNAEWVRTKRPITVSIGLIENNQRGAIAQELIEKCDQALYYSKQHGKNQTTTYHEHMMEWEDKFEDFRRKYRNYER, from the coding sequence ATGAAGGAGAGTAATTTTAATATTTTTTTTGGCAAACTGCTGACTCTGAATTTAATATTTTCGGTAATTTTATATACGATAGTTTTTCTTTTTCATATTGGTGTGTTGGGGTTTATATTTGCATTATTGCCAGTTGTTTGTAAATTGCTCCTATGGTTTTGGCGTGAAAGTTATCTTAATTTTGATGAAATAACCGATAAAGGAAAGCTGATATTCTCATTGACCAGCATTACTTTATTTTATGGTATTGATGCCTTTATCTGCAGTAATTTTATACCAGTCTCCATACTTTTAATTGTTCCGCTTTTTGCAATAACCTTAAAAAAAGATATCGAAATGATAAAACAGGAGTGTATCATCACCTTTGCGTTCATGGTAATCATACTGATCAGTTCAATATTCTTTGTACCTTTTAAAGCAAATATATTGTTAAACCTGATGCTTTTTGTTATGGGGCTGGTTCAGATATTTATGATAATAAAAAGATATACGGAAGAGACGCTGTCTATCAGTGCAAAATCAGATTTTTTTATGGATAAGTCTAAAAGAGATGACATGACAGGGTTATATAACAGCGGAGCCTTCTATGAAGAAGTGGAGGAAAGAACCAAATTAATGGCACCTTTCTGCATATTTATTATTAATATAGATAATTTCAAGTTCGTAAAAGATACCTATGGTCAGCCTTTTGGGGATTATGTATTAAGAACATTGGTCAATACAGTGAAAAAGGTCAGCCGCAGTCAGGATACGGGATTCCGGTATGGCCGTGAAGATATTGCAGTAGTTTTACCGAAAACAACGGATGATGAGGCCTTTAGAATAGCAGAAAAGGTTAGAAAAAGCTTTTGTGAGACAACTTATGAGCATAATGCCGAATGGGTCAGGACAAAGAGACCAATTACTGTCAGCATTGGGTTAATAGAGAATAATCAAAGAGGTGCTATTGCGCAGGAACTGATAGAAAAATGTGATCAGGCATTATACTATTCAAAACAGCACGGAAAAAATCAAACAACTACTTATCATGAACATATGATGGAATGGGAGGATAAATTTGAAGACTTTAGAAGAAAATATCGAAATTATGAAAGATAG
- a CDS encoding InlB B-repeat-containing protein: protein MQRGFGYEGIDVVKIGVMMGFISILLVYVIYGINVGKQMGDKVYTTMADAELETNNANLRSLSYSKVILPTAAVYSLTQYNSTEIHDLTCFICDDVHGKYELISDSPCLLEHLQGRVKLETIYDEMLGQYHLFIYPYSYTVKFDANGGSGRMASQEFIYDDYTGSTSGKGQSLTKNTYYKQGYNFAGWSITKGGNVTYTNGQKVENLVLFGEFTLYAVWTQ from the coding sequence ATGCAGCGTGGATTTGGGTATGAAGGCATTGATGTAGTTAAAATCGGTGTAATGATGGGTTTCATCTCGATATTGCTTGTTTATGTTATATATGGCATTAATGTTGGGAAGCAGATGGGAGACAAAGTTTATACAACGATGGCAGATGCGGAATTAGAAACCAACAATGCCAATCTGAGATCATTGTCTTACAGCAAAGTTATATTACCGACTGCTGCAGTATATTCACTGACACAGTATAATTCTACAGAAATTCATGACCTGACCTGCTTTATATGTGATGATGTACATGGTAAATATGAATTAATCAGTGACAGTCCGTGTCTGCTGGAGCATCTTCAGGGCAGGGTCAAGCTGGAAACCATATATGATGAAATGTTAGGGCAGTACCATTTGTTTATCTATCCCTATTCCTACACAGTAAAGTTTGATGCAAATGGCGGTAGTGGGCGTATGGCCAGCCAGGAGTTCATCTATGATGATTATACCGGCAGTACCTCGGGTAAAGGACAGTCATTGACAAAGAATACTTATTACAAGCAAGGATATAATTTTGCAGGCTGGTCCATAACAAAAGGAGGAAATGTCACTTACACCAATGGACAAAAAGTGGAAAATCTTGTTTTGTTTGGAGAATTTACCTTATATGCCGTCTGGACACAATAG
- a CDS encoding ATPase, T2SS/T4P/T4SS family gives MSNFNLGLASIIVITLILFFLYIRAKAKKQVVIEEDLSTFDEVLDALKIYIVNLTKEDSISSQESDEDLKRLVKRKAQRKEALKNSVYGIDSAKLMVKEMIHTFLTEHMKPEKIRQIVGLDKESEPNTNTMFEIIMYKYKKLYGRDALTKWILENSFYKERPAVGIGSENDTAYYITKADLEGSYFALEYHLTDDEVTDIFTTLLYQSYKGFGCIDTLSEMNINGYNVGVSGSVMDAINVNYGQSEEEEDNEAFSEATNALWLYYRGSYIHLQFLDFGSEDEVRRVIQLLIRWNSPGPLSAKRGYLVNTMQDKSRILAVRPPAGEMWAAFVRKFTLDIISPEALIIKPGVTDGEIAIRLIEFLMRGQITTAVTGRQGSGKTTLMKAIIAYMDPRYNIRVLEMAPEMYLREIYPNRNIYSVQETDTVSAESLQDALKKSDSAITIIGEVATDPVAARMIQLAMTGSLYTLFSHHANEAKDLVLTLRNSLVNAGGFDNMTTAEKQVTDVLKINVHLDFTPEGKRYIKRITEITQLDEGVPYPEYNQDKAADELKYDLDKEYYTRQTDRISFSTRDIMVYDTDTDTYLPKEDFSDGLRDKIRGALSKKEREEFDKFMAYYWKGESVEDYHGVARKVAYDETAKFENAKEAEENAVDFNSAVAFLSSRSLVAQQFNMGE, from the coding sequence ATGAGTAACTTCAATCTTGGATTAGCTTCCATTATAGTTATTACACTAATACTTTTTTTTCTGTACATACGTGCGAAAGCTAAAAAACAGGTTGTGATAGAAGAAGATTTATCTACCTTTGATGAAGTCTTAGATGCCCTAAAAATCTATATTGTTAATCTGACAAAAGAGGATTCCATTAGCAGTCAGGAATCAGATGAAGATTTAAAGCGTCTTGTGAAAAGAAAGGCTCAGAGAAAAGAAGCCTTAAAAAACTCAGTTTACGGCATCGACAGTGCGAAGCTGATGGTAAAAGAAATGATTCATACATTTCTGACTGAACATATGAAGCCTGAAAAAATCAGACAGATTGTAGGACTTGATAAGGAAAGTGAACCTAATACCAATACCATGTTTGAAATCATTATGTACAAATATAAAAAACTGTATGGCAGGGATGCATTAACAAAATGGATTCTTGAAAATAGTTTTTATAAAGAAAGACCGGCTGTTGGTATAGGAAGTGAAAATGATACCGCCTATTATATAACAAAAGCAGATTTGGAAGGAAGTTACTTTGCATTGGAGTACCATTTAACCGATGATGAAGTCACAGATATATTTACCACTCTTTTATACCAGTCATATAAAGGCTTTGGTTGTATTGATACATTGTCAGAGATGAATATTAACGGATACAATGTGGGTGTTTCCGGCTCAGTTATGGATGCCATTAATGTGAATTACGGACAGTCAGAGGAGGAAGAAGATAATGAGGCGTTCAGTGAAGCCACAAATGCTTTATGGTTGTATTACAGGGGTTCTTATATTCACCTCCAATTCCTTGATTTCGGCTCGGAAGATGAAGTGAGACGAGTAATCCAGCTGCTGATTCGATGGAACTCGCCCGGTCCGCTGTCTGCAAAACGAGGATATCTGGTAAATACCATGCAGGATAAATCCCGTATCCTGGCAGTAAGACCTCCTGCCGGTGAAATGTGGGCTGCTTTTGTACGAAAATTTACACTGGATATCATTTCGCCGGAAGCACTTATTATAAAGCCTGGGGTTACAGACGGTGAAATTGCAATCCGCCTCATTGAATTTTTAATGAGAGGTCAGATAACTACTGCCGTTACTGGGCGTCAGGGTTCTGGTAAGACGACCCTTATGAAAGCGATAATCGCATATATGGATCCACGCTATAATATCCGTGTATTGGAAATGGCACCGGAAATGTATCTGCGTGAAATTTATCCGAATAGAAATATTTATTCTGTTCAGGAAACAGATACTGTCTCGGCAGAATCTCTTCAGGATGCGCTGAAAAAATCCGACTCCGCTATTACGATTATCGGAGAAGTTGCTACCGATCCGGTAGCGGCACGTATGATTCAGCTGGCCATGACCGGTTCCTTGTATACCCTGTTTTCCCACCATGCAAATGAAGCAAAGGATCTTGTACTGACATTAAGAAACTCATTGGTGAATGCCGGCGGTTTTGATAATATGACAACAGCTGAAAAGCAGGTAACCGATGTTCTAAAAATAAATGTACACCTGGATTTTACACCTGAAGGGAAGCGTTATATCAAGCGTATAACGGAAATCACTCAATTGGATGAAGGGGTACCGTATCCGGAATATAATCAGGACAAGGCAGCGGATGAATTAAAATATGATCTGGATAAAGAGTATTATACCAGGCAGACTGACCGTATATCCTTTTCTACCAGAGATATCATGGTTTATGACACAGATACGGATACCTATCTGCCGAAGGAAGATTTCAGTGATGGTCTGAGAGATAAAATCAGAGGAGCACTCTCTAAGAAAGAGCGGGAGGAATTTGACAAATTCATGGCTTATTATTGGAAGGGCGAAAGTGTTGAAGATTACCATGGAGTGGCCAGAAAAGTAGCTTATGATGAAACTGCCAAATTCGAGAATGCAAAAGAAGCGGAAGAAAATGCAGTTGACTTTAATTCAGCGGTTGCCTTCTTAAGCAGCCGAAGCCTGGTTGCCCAGCAGTTCAATATGGGAGAATAA
- a CDS encoding SAF domain-containing protein: MKKNYDNIIARREDEINNLQQQLDEIGELVTVYQLNTSAKSGTQMQDFQFSMIEVPEYSLPQNAVISLEDIEGYYYKISLSSGTIVTSDMLMQQKLTDDERTLDVVLDEIPIGIEIGDYVDIRIAFPLGQDFIAMTHKEVVEINGSTLKLIVSQQDFYAYQSMQTDEALYSSTKAYGSTYIEGGVQAAAQQYYPVSLDVLKTMLLDPNIDTSDYSDVLKRREQLEAQLTSSDKVTINEKVTGGKQTLADKFKEAKDDYDALQAQKQAEADYQAQNQTQDTESSSSDSN; this comes from the coding sequence ATGAAGAAAAACTATGATAATATCATTGCCCGCAGGGAGGATGAAATAAACAACCTGCAGCAGCAGCTCGATGAAATAGGGGAACTGGTTACCGTTTATCAGCTGAATACGAGTGCAAAGAGCGGAACACAGATGCAGGATTTTCAATTTTCTATGATAGAGGTTCCGGAATATTCATTGCCTCAGAATGCAGTTATCTCGTTGGAAGATATAGAAGGATACTATTATAAAATATCTTTGAGCAGCGGCACAATCGTAACTTCCGATATGTTAATGCAACAGAAATTAACGGATGACGAAAGAACCTTGGATGTGGTATTGGACGAGATACCGATTGGAATTGAAATCGGTGATTACGTGGATATTCGTATTGCTTTTCCACTGGGACAGGATTTCATAGCCATGACGCATAAAGAAGTAGTGGAAATAAACGGGTCAACCTTAAAGTTGATAGTGTCTCAGCAGGATTTTTACGCTTACCAGTCCATGCAGACAGATGAAGCCTTATATTCCAGTACAAAGGCTTATGGCTCTACCTATATAGAGGGTGGGGTGCAGGCAGCGGCGCAGCAGTACTATCCGGTTAGTCTGGATGTTTTAAAGACAATGCTTTTAGATCCTAACATTGATACCTCCGATTACAGTGATGTTTTAAAGAGAAGAGAGCAGTTGGAAGCGCAGCTGACCAGTTCTGATAAGGTTACCATTAATGAGAAAGTAACAGGCGGAAAACAGACCCTGGCAGACAAATTTAAAGAAGCAAAAGATGACTATGATGCTTTACAGGCCCAGAAGCAGGCAGAAGCAGACTATCAGGCACAAAATCAGACTCAGGATACTGAGAGCAGTTCTTCGGACAGTAATTAA
- a CDS encoding endonuclease V: MCNKELESYYNQIQLNLLNKVVLKDSFNKEELNKISGVDLAYWNENGMEYAVCSIVTIDCSSREIIEVRSLYDKINVPYIPGYLSFRELPLIINTYKLLNHNTDLIIFDGNGYLHYRNMGIATHASFYLKKPTIGVAKSYLKIENTNYIMPKDEEGAYTDIIVNEKIYGRVLRTHTGVKPIFVSCGNWISLNTATNIVFSLVDKNSRQPLPTRLADIETKKQRGCILKALQG; the protein is encoded by the coding sequence ATGTGCAACAAAGAACTAGAGAGCTATTATAACCAAATTCAACTTAACTTATTAAATAAGGTTGTTCTGAAAGATAGTTTTAACAAAGAGGAATTAAATAAAATATCGGGGGTTGATTTAGCTTACTGGAATGAGAACGGCATGGAATATGCTGTTTGTAGCATTGTAACGATCGATTGTAGTTCCAGAGAAATAATTGAAGTAAGATCCCTGTATGATAAAATCAATGTGCCTTATATTCCGGGGTATTTATCATTTCGAGAATTACCATTAATTATTAATACGTATAAATTACTTAATCATAATACAGATTTAATAATTTTCGATGGCAACGGATATTTACATTATAGAAATATGGGGATAGCGACTCATGCCTCCTTTTATCTAAAAAAACCAACTATAGGAGTAGCCAAGAGTTATTTAAAAATAGAAAATACGAACTATATAATGCCTAAAGATGAAGAGGGTGCTTATACTGATATTATTGTAAATGAAAAGATTTACGGAAGAGTACTGAGAACACATACAGGAGTTAAACCTATTTTTGTATCATGTGGAAATTGGATTTCACTTAATACTGCTACAAATATTGTTTTTAGCTTGGTAGATAAGAACAGCAGGCAGCCATTACCTACTCGATTGGCTGACATAGAAACAAAAAAACAAAGAGGATGTATTTTAAAGGCTTTACAGGGCTAG
- a CDS encoding pre-toxin TG domain-containing protein, producing the protein MVKQLEREVIDKYTWLERANLTSGYGVNLLFDFADLDELCKDIEGELDSKSIGAGFLSQGQRIDEFAEHRCSLLTYINDVLYDIDSYLEDPLYKGFNEAVDLMATIDMTNGKTDNTLGVQKNVTVNGGGRGYGFEVELPELNLEDFIGSRYEETRGNSYESSTYNQKVDDFADLFAKDYEDLVNSGKIDSDEKSLQKYLDELILREFAHKKDAPFWKELLGQLSDLTIVIPIYEAATGKTLITGDYLTNTEGAFKLVSATVSLVTLGQGALASKGGVAFAKLFAAEVVSEAAAGTTVIVCDKAGVPSAVTISLTLLFGTTAGMAANKALMPKDFSKWMTKEEASRYNQYWSDVQGRQGLKDYDYYSVLEDGYYKNLTVAGNYKNFDFSSFEINSQEINRLMQTSANKKTLEILENQSKTAAGPCLSEIYDPLTGKIAYGQNFKTSATGNIQYYQWLENEADPLIKKLVSKYETKIKNGEITLSETADYRLAAHSEIVALDEILKNRRALGIPVNETSLSELYLQNIDLTKAYKTGEIVPKIRCEHCRHLTDGINILNHN; encoded by the coding sequence ATGGTAAAACAACTGGAAAGAGAAGTAATAGATAAATACACCTGGCTGGAGAGAGCCAATTTGACATCGGGATACGGAGTTAATCTACTTTTTGATTTTGCAGATCTTGATGAACTGTGCAAGGACATTGAAGGAGAACTGGACTCCAAATCCATAGGTGCGGGTTTTCTTTCACAAGGGCAAAGAATCGATGAGTTTGCAGAACATAGATGTTCTTTGTTAACTTATATTAATGATGTGCTATACGACATTGATAGTTACCTGGAGGATCCTCTGTATAAAGGCTTTAACGAAGCGGTGGATCTTATGGCTACCATCGATATGACAAACGGAAAGACGGATAATACCCTGGGAGTTCAGAAAAATGTCACTGTTAATGGGGGAGGAAGAGGGTATGGATTTGAGGTAGAGCTGCCGGAACTCAACCTGGAAGATTTTATAGGAAGCCGCTATGAAGAAACCAGGGGAAATTCTTATGAAAGTAGTACCTATAACCAAAAAGTGGATGACTTTGCAGATTTGTTTGCAAAAGACTATGAAGATTTGGTCAATAGTGGTAAAATAGATTCAGATGAAAAAAGCCTGCAGAAGTATCTGGATGAGCTTATCTTAAGAGAATTCGCTCATAAAAAAGATGCACCTTTTTGGAAGGAATTGTTGGGGCAGTTGAGTGATCTGACCATCGTGATACCCATATACGAAGCGGCAACCGGCAAAACCCTGATTACAGGAGACTATTTAACGAACACAGAAGGAGCTTTTAAACTGGTATCTGCGACAGTAAGCCTGGTGACCTTAGGACAAGGTGCCCTGGCCAGTAAGGGTGGAGTGGCTTTTGCAAAACTGTTTGCAGCAGAAGTCGTGTCAGAAGCTGCAGCAGGTACAACCGTAATTGTATGTGACAAAGCGGGAGTGCCTTCGGCTGTGACCATTTCCTTAACATTATTGTTTGGTACAACAGCAGGTATGGCAGCCAATAAAGCCTTGATGCCGAAGGATTTCAGTAAATGGATGACAAAGGAAGAGGCAAGCCGGTATAATCAGTATTGGTCTGATGTGCAGGGTAGACAAGGGCTTAAAGATTATGATTATTATAGCGTTCTGGAAGATGGATATTATAAGAATCTTACTGTTGCGGGAAACTATAAGAATTTTGATTTTTCTTCTTTTGAAATAAACAGTCAGGAAATAAACCGATTGATGCAGACCTCTGCAAATAAAAAGACCTTGGAGATTCTTGAAAATCAATCAAAGACAGCAGCAGGTCCATGTTTATCGGAAATATATGATCCTTTAACAGGTAAAATTGCATATGGGCAGAATTTTAAAACATCAGCAACAGGTAACATACAATATTACCAGTGGTTAGAGAATGAGGCAGATCCATTGATAAAAAAATTAGTGTCAAAATATGAAACTAAGATTAAAAATGGAGAGATAACCTTATCAGAAACTGCTGACTATAGGTTAGCGGCTCATTCTGAAATTGTTGCTTTAGACGAGATATTAAAGAATAGAAGAGCACTTGGCATACCGGTAAATGAAACATCCTTATCAGAACTATATCTGCAAAATATAGATCTAACAAAAGCATATAAGACAGGTGAAATTGTACCTAAAATAAGGTGTGAGCACTGCAGACATTTAACAGATGGAATCAATATTTTAAATCATAATTAA